One Vanessa atalanta chromosome 8, ilVanAtal1.2, whole genome shotgun sequence genomic window carries:
- the LOC125065740 gene encoding rhomboid-related protein 3 isoform X3, whose product MSGKRTRSYRCAVHQRDREVSSENDFHLILEDPTLFARMVHLVAMEVLPEERDRKYYQERYTCCPPPFFIICVTLLELGVFAWYAWGAGGVAAAAGPVPVDSPLVFRPDRRRELWRFLTYSVVHAGWLHLAFNLLVQLAVGLPLEMVHGALRCGAVYLAGVLGGSLAASVLDPDVCLAGASGGVYALLAAHLANALLNFHAMRYGAVRLVAALAVASCDVGFAVHARYTKEAPPVSYAAHVAGALAGLTIGLLVLKHAQQRLWERLLWWAALGAYAACTLFAVLYNVFSAPVDELHYMPPDPPPDAGF is encoded by the exons atgAGCGGCAAGCGCACACGTAGCTATAGATGCGCAGTACACCAGAGAGACCGTGAGGTCAGCTCTGAAAACGACTTCCATCTTATATTAGAAGATCCTACACTTTTtgcaag AATGGTGCACCTTGTGGCTATGGAGGTACTCCCGGAGGAGCGGGACCGCAAATACTACCAAGAGCGGTACACATGCTGTCCACCCCCCTTCTTCATAATCTGCGTGACGTTGCTAGAG CTAGGAGTGTTCGCGTGGTACGCGTGGGGCGCGGGCGGcgtggcggcggcggcgggtCCCGTGCCTGTGGACTCGCCGCTCGTGTTCCGTCCCGATCGCCGCCGCGAGCTGTGGCGCTTCCTCACCTATAGCGTGGTGCACGCTGGCTGGCTGCATCTCGCGTTTAATCTTCTTGTACAATTGGCG GTGGGCCTACCGCTGGAGATGGTGCACGGCGCGCTGCGCTGCGGGGCGGTATACCTAGCGGGAGTGTTGGGCGGGTCGCTAGCAGCGTCGGTGCTGGACCCCGACGTGTGCCTGGCGGGCGCGTCGGGCGGCGTGTACGCGCTGCTGGCGGCGCACCTCGCCAACGCGCTACTCAACTTCCACGCCATGCGCTACGGCGCAGTGAGACTCGTCGCCGCCCTCGCCGTTGCGTCGTGTGACGTCGGCTTCGCGGTACACGCCCGATACACTAAG GAGGCGCCGCCGGTGTCGTACGCGGCGCACGTGGCGGGCGCTCTGGCCGGGCTCACCATCGGGCTGCTGGTACTGAAGCATGCGCAGCAGCGGCTGTGGGAGCGCCTGCTGTGGTGGGCGGCGCTGGGCGCGTACGCGGCGTGCACGCTGTTCGCGGTGCTGTACAACGTGTTCAGCGCGCCCGTGGACGAGCTGCACTACATGCCGCCCGACCCGCCGCCCGACGCCGGCTTCTGA
- the LOC125065740 gene encoding rhomboid-related protein 3 isoform X2: protein MSGKRTRSYRCAVHQRDREVSSENDFHLILEDPTLFARMVHLVAMEVLPEERDRKYYQERYTCCPPPFFIICVTLLELGVFAWYAWGAGGVAAAAGPVPVDSPLVFRPDRRRELWRFLTYSVVHAGWLHLAFNLLVQLAVGLPLEMVHGALRCGAVYLAGVLGGSLAASVLDPDVCLAGASGGVYALLAAHLANALLNFHAMRYGAVRLVAALAVASCDVGFAVHARYTKQEAPPVSYAAHVAGALAGLTIGLLVLKHAQQRLWERLLWWAALGAYAACTLFAVLYNVFSAPVDELHYMPPDPPPDAGF from the exons atgAGCGGCAAGCGCACACGTAGCTATAGATGCGCAGTACACCAGAGAGACCGTGAGGTCAGCTCTGAAAACGACTTCCATCTTATATTAGAAGATCCTACACTTTTtgcaag AATGGTGCACCTTGTGGCTATGGAGGTACTCCCGGAGGAGCGGGACCGCAAATACTACCAAGAGCGGTACACATGCTGTCCACCCCCCTTCTTCATAATCTGCGTGACGTTGCTAGAG CTAGGAGTGTTCGCGTGGTACGCGTGGGGCGCGGGCGGcgtggcggcggcggcgggtCCCGTGCCTGTGGACTCGCCGCTCGTGTTCCGTCCCGATCGCCGCCGCGAGCTGTGGCGCTTCCTCACCTATAGCGTGGTGCACGCTGGCTGGCTGCATCTCGCGTTTAATCTTCTTGTACAATTGGCG GTGGGCCTACCGCTGGAGATGGTGCACGGCGCGCTGCGCTGCGGGGCGGTATACCTAGCGGGAGTGTTGGGCGGGTCGCTAGCAGCGTCGGTGCTGGACCCCGACGTGTGCCTGGCGGGCGCGTCGGGCGGCGTGTACGCGCTGCTGGCGGCGCACCTCGCCAACGCGCTACTCAACTTCCACGCCATGCGCTACGGCGCAGTGAGACTCGTCGCCGCCCTCGCCGTTGCGTCGTGTGACGTCGGCTTCGCGGTACACGCCCGATACACTAAG CAGGAGGCGCCGCCGGTGTCGTACGCGGCGCACGTGGCGGGCGCTCTGGCCGGGCTCACCATCGGGCTGCTGGTACTGAAGCATGCGCAGCAGCGGCTGTGGGAGCGCCTGCTGTGGTGGGCGGCGCTGGGCGCGTACGCGGCGTGCACGCTGTTCGCGGTGCTGTACAACGTGTTCAGCGCGCCCGTGGACGAGCTGCACTACATGCCGCCCGACCCGCCGCCCGACGCCGGCTTCTGA
- the LOC125065739 gene encoding CDP-diacylglycerol--glycerol-3-phosphate 3-phosphatidyltransferase, mitochondrial has protein sequence MSFRFKPTELQHFNWMFNLAPCFPVNASKINIINDPNKFYDTIYERFKNAKHRISLASLYIGTGELEKKLLEVTVHNVRNRKDLNFHVLLDYQRGTRGKDNSQTLFRQFVNGISDRCHLALYQTPRLHGTWSKALPSRYNEIVGLQHMKLYIADDSIILSGANCSNDYFQQRQDRYIEIEDQDLANFYCELIDEVAKHSKPDHSDSITSNISKEVVIKQVNQNITYLINKWKDRQASKLSSLNESIKDKDTWVFPLIQMGEFNINQDEQATCKILSSAPEGSLFRLATGYFNLTEKYADILLGKCKASISLLMAHPNANGFMGAAGPAGGIPHAYSLIARKFWQQVVNYDQMNRVQILEYERTGWTFHAKGLWYYPPSSNVPWATVVGSANLGERSVRRDLEAQAAIFTSSLDLQERLHNECSRLHDYASECSTDLQKRQAPLWVRVTVGLFRTYF, from the exons ATGTCATTTCGATTTAAACCAACAGaattacaacattttaattggATGTTTAATCTAGCACCATGTTTTCCTGTTAATgcctcaaaaataaatattataaatgatccCAACAAATTTTATGACACCATATACGAAAGATTTAAAAATGCCAAACATAGAATTTCTTTAGCCAGTTTATATATAGGCACAggtgaattagaaaaaaaattgttagagGTTACAGTACATAACGTTAGAAATAggaaagatttaaattttcatgttttacTTGATTATCAACGAGGCACTCGGGGCAAAGATAACTCACAAACATTATTTCGTCAATTTGTAAATGGTATTTCTGATAGATGCCATTTAGCTTTGTATCAAACACCAAGACTTCATGGAACATGGTCTAAAGCTCTTCCCTCTCGTTACAACGAGATTGTGGGTCTTCAACATATGAAGCTATATATTGCTGATGATTCTATAATATTGAGCGGAGCAAATTGTTCAAATGACTATTTTCAACAACGACAGGATCGTTACATAGAAATTGAGGATCAAGATTTAGCAAATTTTTATTGTGAACTAATAG ATGAAGTAGCAAAGCATAGTAAACCAGATCATTCTGATTCTATAACTAGTAATATATCTAAAGAAGTTGTTATTAAACAagtcaatcaaaatattacatatctaattaataaatggaAAGACAGACAAGCTTCTAAATTATCATCCCTCAATGAAA GTATTAAAGATAAAGACACATGGGTATTTCCTCTGATACAAATGGGGGAATTCAACATAAATCAAGATGAACAAGCaacttgtaaaattttatcttcGGCACCAGAAGGATCTCTTTTTCGTTTAGCAActggttattttaatttgactgaAAAATATGCTGATATTTTACTTGGAAAATGTAAAGCGAGTATAAGTCTGTTGATGGCACATCCAAAT GCTAATGGATTCATGGGAGCTGCAGGACCGGCTGGTGGTATACCTCATGCTTATTCATTAATTGCAAGGAA attttggCAGCAAGTTGTTAATTATGACCAAATGAACAGAGTACAGATATTGGAATATGAAAGAACAGGATGGACTTTTCATGCAAAGGGGCTATG gtactATCCCCCAAGTAGCAATGTGCCGTGGGCGACGGTGGTGGGTTCTGCTAACTTGGGCGAGCGTTCAGTACGGCGAGACCTTGAAGCTCAAGCTGCAATATTTACCTCTTCACTCGATTTACAG GAAAGACTTCACAATGAGTGTTCAAGACTTCATGACTATGCTTCTGAATGTAGTACAGACTTGCAGAAGAGACAAGCGCCGTTATGGGTACGGGTTACTGTAGGATTATttagaacatatttttaa